In one window of Candidatus Zixiibacteriota bacterium DNA:
- the gatE gene encoding Glu-tRNA(Gln) amidotransferase subunit GatE: MDFSKVDINDSVLFESLGFKCGLEIHQQVATERKLFCHCPVGLTKRRHDAEILRHMRPTLSELGEYDGTALMEFKTKKEVIYRLYRDRTCTYEMDDTPPFLVNQQAVDYAIQLALLFNCKIVDEIHVIRKQYLDGSIPTGFQRTMIIGVDGWVPYKGRKISITQVNLEEEACREISDIGHVITFATDRLSTPLVEIITGADMKNPVEAEEVCHLLGNSMKITGLVRRGIGTVRQDVNVSVTGGKRVEIKGVYKVGNIRALTAYEALRQKGLLELQEKFNRQFPDPSAIPYKERNLTADFSGSDNVIGRRLESDQPLKVVGLRLPGMREYITTPLQPNWDFGSELMGRIRVIACIDSKPNLFFYSHKQQYDIPDRIWQECRAALEWQENDDMVLICGPSPDVATAVNEIKIRIAELAQGVIHETRQDMKDGTTDFERILPGPDRMYPDTDHPPVRITEERVGANRKKVGEPLWEKQARWATMGLHQEQINALSLSPFVGIFEQLAAEIPGKARRAAHLCTALIVGLRREGYDPWRLGEANILQIFRIALENDLPSRRVKNLLLAEYDGQRQLPGGDGRLTDEAFEKVWRYAEKAFSGRTSDNHRNKFKRFVVGQLLGQFPADLKGILSRVDSQLSRAK, encoded by the coding sequence ATGGACTTCAGTAAGGTTGACATAAACGACTCGGTTCTCTTTGAATCTCTCGGCTTCAAATGCGGGCTGGAAATCCACCAGCAGGTAGCGACCGAAAGGAAGCTCTTCTGTCATTGTCCGGTCGGTCTTACCAAACGTCGCCATGACGCCGAAATTCTCCGGCATATGCGTCCGACACTCTCGGAACTGGGGGAATATGACGGCACGGCGTTAATGGAGTTCAAGACCAAGAAAGAGGTGATTTACCGCCTCTACCGGGACCGCACCTGCACGTACGAGATGGACGACACCCCCCCTTTTCTGGTCAATCAGCAGGCGGTCGATTATGCTATCCAGCTCGCCCTCCTTTTTAATTGCAAGATAGTCGATGAGATTCATGTCATCAGGAAGCAGTATCTGGATGGCTCCATCCCGACCGGCTTCCAGCGAACCATGATAATCGGCGTCGATGGCTGGGTGCCATACAAAGGGCGCAAGATTTCTATTACCCAGGTCAATCTGGAGGAGGAAGCCTGCCGGGAGATATCGGATATTGGACATGTCATAACCTTCGCCACCGACCGTCTCTCCACCCCGCTGGTGGAGATTATTACCGGCGCCGATATGAAAAACCCGGTCGAGGCGGAGGAAGTCTGCCATCTTCTTGGAAATTCGATGAAGATTACCGGTTTGGTGCGCCGCGGCATCGGCACGGTGCGTCAGGATGTAAATGTCTCCGTTACCGGCGGCAAACGGGTCGAAATTAAGGGTGTCTATAAGGTGGGAAATATTCGGGCGTTGACGGCGTATGAAGCGCTGCGCCAAAAGGGACTCCTGGAGCTACAGGAAAAGTTCAATCGCCAGTTCCCTGACCCGTCGGCTATACCTTACAAGGAGAGAAATCTCACCGCTGATTTCAGCGGCAGCGACAATGTAATAGGACGCCGTCTGGAAAGCGACCAGCCTCTGAAGGTGGTAGGGCTGCGTCTTCCCGGAATGAGAGAATATATAACTACTCCTCTGCAGCCAAACTGGGACTTCGGCTCGGAATTAATGGGGCGGATTCGGGTGATTGCCTGCATCGACAGCAAGCCGAATCTATTCTTCTATTCGCATAAGCAGCAATATGACATTCCCGACCGCATATGGCAGGAATGCCGGGCTGCGCTGGAATGGCAAGAAAATGATGATATGGTTCTGATATGCGGTCCCTCCCCAGATGTTGCCACCGCCGTTAATGAAATCAAGATAAGGATAGCGGAGCTGGCGCAGGGTGTCATTCACGAGACTCGTCAGGATATGAAAGACGGCACCACCGATTTTGAGCGGATTCTTCCCGGTCCCGACCGGATGTATCCCGATACCGACCATCCGCCGGTCAGAATAACCGAGGAGCGAGTCGGCGCCAACCGGAAAAAAGTCGGTGAGCCGCTCTGGGAGAAACAGGCACGCTGGGCAACGATGGGGCTTCATCAGGAGCAGATTAACGCCCTCTCCCTCTCCCCCTTTGTAGGGATATTTGAGCAACTCGCCGCCGAAATACCGGGTAAGGCGCGCCGGGCGGCGCATCTCTGCACGGCGTTGATAGTGGGGTTGCGCCGCGAAGGGTATGACCCTTGGCGCCTGGGCGAGGCTAATATTCTCCAGATATTTAGAATCGCCCTTGAAAACGACTTGCCCTCTCGTCGGGTCAAGAATCTTCTCCTTGCCGAATATGACGGACAGAGACAGCTCCCTGGCGGCGATGGGAGATTGACCGACGAAGCCTTCGAGAAGGTCTGGAGGTATGCGGAGAAGGCGTTTTCCGGAAGAACGTCAGATAATCATCGGAATAAATTCAAGCGCTTCGTAGTAGGCCAGCTACTGGGGCAATTCCCAGCCGATTTAAAAGGGATTCTCAGCCGGGTCGATTCACAATTATCGCGAGCAAAGTAA